In Leptodactylus fuscus isolate aLepFus1 chromosome 9, aLepFus1.hap2, whole genome shotgun sequence, the genomic window ATACACCTCTATACGGGCTCCAGTCGCTCTTGGCACTCACCTCTCCAATGTCTTCTGGATTCGGCTGGCAGGACTGATGGTTAGCAGCAATGCCCAGGCCTGGATGGCACAACAGAAGAGGCCGTGCTGTGATGGGGGGGCGCCACTGTTTTCAGTGTACAGGACAGTCAATATTCCCTCTAAGACTGTGAGACAGGAGACCAGAtcctggaggggagggggagatcagATGAGATTGTCCTGGACCTACATACATGGCAGAGGCTGATTGGTTGGCGTCTGTCTCATCTATGTCAGAGGACCCCGCAGTCTGCTCTCCCCTCACTGCCAGGCCCGTATGTGGCAATGTTATATGCAAAGAGCTCAGACCATTCCCCATTTTTAGTGCTTcccccccccattattcctgtatTAGGTTATTACATCTCCTACCTCCACATCGGCACCAGCGAtgaaacagcagagacccagagcgGAGGCGCACTACAAGGAAGAGCACAGCCATGAGGAGCCGGGACTACAGGCGAGACCCTGCAACCCACTGAGGGGCGTACTCACACTCTGCCGAGCAGGCACTCCGGCACTGGAGTCCGTCAAGATGCTGATAAGGAGCGGCTTTATGCAGTGGAAAACTTCTTCACCCTCAGGACCAGAACCCAGATGTATACAGAGGAGAGAAACCACTGTGGCTGCCAAAGACTGCTCCTCGCTCTTCCCTAAGACACAAACCAGAGAAGGAGAAAGTTACATGGAAGATggcgccgctgatctctagtatacggataggctgtattctcagtgatgtcaccgctctctagtatacggataggctgtattctcagtgatgtcaccgctctctagtatacggataggctgtattctcagtgatgtcaccgctctctagtatatacatagactgtattctcagtgatgtcaccgctctctagtatatggataggctgtattctcagtgatgtcactgctctctagtatacggataggctgtattctcagtgatgtcaccgctctctagtatacggataggctgtattctcagtgatgtcactgctctctagtatacggataggctgtattctcagagatggcgccgctgatctctagtatacggataggctgtattctcagtgatgtcaccgctgctctctagtatacggataggctgtattctcagtgatgtcactgctctctagtatacggataggctgtattctcagtgatgtcaccgctgctctctagtatacggataggctgtattctcagtgatgtcaccgctctctagtatacggataggctgtattctcagtgatgtcactgctctctagtatatggataggctgtatactcagtgatgtcaccgctctctagtatacggataggctgtattctcagtgatgtcaccgctctctagtatatggataggctgtattctcagggatggcgccgctgatctctagtatatgggcAGGCTACTCTATCACACACATGTCTAGGCTGTAGATACCTTTCTTCAGACACCTTTCTAGAGCGTCTGTCAGGGTGACTCTTCTCTCTACAAGGAAGTCTCCGAGGACCTGGGAGGTCAGGGCGAGTCTCAGGCTGCCCAGTGCCGTCACCCTGGTCTTCATGCTGTAAGAAGTAAAGCCTCCGGTGAGTTGAGTGACCACATGCCGCTGATCTCCCCCTCACATGCCCAGCCCGCACCTCTTATCTGTAAGATTGTCAATGTCTTCCTTCAGTTTGTCTTCTCGCTGTTCCTGAGCCGACAGAATATCTTGTGCGTCACTTCCTGAAGGGGGCAGAAGTGTGTTATAGCTCCGGGTGTGACCTGGTGCGCCCCCTGTCTGCACCCCCAGACCCCTCACTCACCTGACCCCTCCTCGGCCACACTGACATTCTCACTGGCGCTGCTGCAGTGACTGAGGACATCGCTGGCCCCTTCATCTTCACTGGCCTCAGAGTCTGCCCGGGCCCCTGAAACACAAGAAGAAATATCAGAAACCCCAAACTAAGAGCGGGCGCAGGAGCCGGAGGGGGTGACAAGCTACAGCTTGTATTTAAGGCGCACTGTTCCTTTAAatcctctgtgtgcacaggatgAGCCCCAGGCACGCCCGCTCTGAGCTCTGTCATCTGAACCTCATGACCCCGAGCGCAGGGACACACAAGCTGCGCGTCATGGAGGGGAGGTCACCGAAACCTTCCCAATATAGCAGCCGTTATTCTGGAGCCCCCCGACACGCTGGGGGGGATCCATTATAAGCAGCCCCTCCAGCCCCCATTATAAGGGGTGTAACCCCACCCACAGGACTCCGGCAAAGCAATGGAGAATGAGGAAGTCAGTAATGTTATCGCAAGGGCCACACGTCAGGGCTACACGCCCTAATGACTCATTTGTGTCCTGGCCACAGCGCTGAGGattcgttacaatgtatcagtgcaaagAATCGTTGGCATAAATCTCTCATTATGAACGTTCGGGATCGCTctcacctgcactgatacattgtaacaagtctTCAGCAGACCAGTCCTGTTACATGACCAAAACCCCCAACCACTAGAGCGCCCCTTCCTGGGCTCGATAGGGAGAATATTATAACAACCTTTTTGGGGTCGTCCATTAAACCCCTCAGATCCCTAATCTCTGACTCGGCAACGTTACATCACTGCAAAACCATGATCAGCGACACCAATGCCGTGCGGATCGTCAGACCGTCATCTCTGACAACTGGATACAGATGGGAACATGGCAGGGAGTGTCAGTGCGGTGTCCTTATAGCACCCTGGATAGTGTATGGCGGTGGCACTATGGCAGTCTCATGCAGGGGGGTGGCGGTGGCACTATGGCGGGGGGCGGTCTCATGCAGTGGGGTAGCGGGTGCACTATGACGGGGCAGTCTCATGCAGGGAGGTGGTGGTGGCACTATGGCAGGGGGAGGTGGCAGTGGCATTATGGCGGGGGATGGTCTCATGCAGGGGGGTGGTGGTGGCACTATGACGGGGCAGTCTCATGCAGGGGGGTGGTGGTGGCACTATGACAGGGGGAGGTGGCAGTGGCATTATGGCGGGAGGCGGTCTCATGCAGGGGGGTGGTGGTGGCACTATGACAGGGGGAGGTGGCAGTGGCATTATGGTGGGGGGCATTCTCATGTAGGGGGGTGGCGGTGGCACTATGGCGGGAGATGGTCTCATGCAGTGGGGTGGCGGGTGCACTATGACAGGGCAGTCTCATGCAGGGGGGTGGTGGTGGCACTATGACGGGGGGCAGTCTCATGCAGGGGGGTGGCGGTGGCACTATGACAGGGCAGTCTCATGCAGGGGGGTGGCGGTGGCACTATGACAGGGCAGTCTCATGCAGGGGGGGTGGCGGTGGCACTATGACGGGGCAGTCTCATGCAGGGGGGTGGCGGTGGCACTATGGCGGGGGGCGGTCTCATGCAGTGGGGTGGCGGTGGCACTATGACGGGGCATTTTCATGCAGGGGGGTGGCGGTGGCACTATGACGGGGCATTCTCATGCAGTGGGGTGGCGGTGGCACTATGACAGGGCAGTCTCATGCAGGGAGGTGGCGGTGGCACTATGGCGGGGGGCGGTCTCATGCAGTGGGGTGGCGGTGGCACTATGACGGGGCATTTTCATGCAGGGGGGTGGCGGTGGCACTATGACGGGGCATTCTCATGCAGTGGGGTGGCGGTGGCACTATGACAGGGCAGTCTCATGCAGGGGGGTGGCGGTGGCACTATGACGGGGCATTCTCATGCAGTGGGGTGGCGGTGGCACTATGGCGGGGGGCGGTCTCATGCAGGGGAATGGCGGTGGCACTATGACAGGGCAGTCTCATGCAGGGGAATGGCGGTGGCACTATGACAGGGCAGTCTCATGCAGGGGAATGGCGGTGGCACTATGACAGGGCAGTCTCATGCAGGGGGGTGGCGGTGGCACTATGACAGGGCAGTCTCATGCAGTGGGGTGGCGGTGGCACTATGACAGGGCAGTCTCATGCAGGGGAATGGCGGTGGCACTATGACAGGGCAGTCTCATGCAGGGGAATGGCGGTGGCACTATGACAGGGCAGTCTCATGCAGGGGAATGGCGGTGGCACTATGACAGGGCAGTCTCATGCAGTGGGGTGGCGGTGGCACTATGACAGGGCAGTCTCATGCAGGGGGGGTGGCGGTGGCACTATGACGGGGCGGTCTCATGCAGGGGGGTGGCGGTGGCACTATGACGGGGCGGTCTCATGCAGGGGGGTGGCGGTGGCACAATGACGGGGGGCAGTCTCATGCAGTGGGGTGGCGGTGGCACTATGGCGGGGGGAAGTCTCATGCAGGGGGGTGGCGGTGGCACTATGGCGGGGGGAAGTCTCATGCAGGGGGGTGGCGGTGGCACTATGACGGGGCAGTCTCATGCAGGGGGGTGGCGGTGGCACTATGGCGGGGGGCGGTCTCATGCAGTGGGGTGGCGGTGGCACTATGACGGGGCATTTTCATGCAGGGGGGTGGCGGTGGCACTATGACGGGGCATTCTCATGCAGTGGGGTGGCGGTGGCACTATGACAGGGCAGTCTCATGCAGGGAGGTGGCGGTGGCACTATGGCGGGGGGCGGTCTCATGCAGTGGGGTGGCGGTGGCACTATGACGGGGCATTTTCATGCAGGGGGGTGGCGGTGGCACTATGACGGGGCATTCTCATGCAGTGGGGTGGCGGTGGCACTATGACAGGGCAGTCTCATGCAGGGGGGTGGCGGTGGCACTATGACGGGGCATTCTCATGCAGTGGGGTGGCGGTGGCACTATGGCGGGGGGCAGTCTCATGCAGGGGAATGGCGGTGGCACTATGACAGGGCAGTCTCATGCAGGGGAATGGCGGTGGCACTATGACAGGGCAGTCTCATGCAGGGGAATGGCGGTGGCACTATGACAGGGCAGTCTCATGCAGGGGGGTGGCGGTGGCACTATGACAGGGCAGTCTCATGCAGGGGAATGGCGGTGGCACTATGACAGGGCAGTCTCATGCAGGGGAATGGCGGTGGCACTATGACAGGGCAGTCTCATGCAGGGGGGTGGCGGTGGCACTATGACGGGGCGGTCTCATGCAGGGGGGTGGCGGTGGCACTATGACGGGGGGCAGTCTCATGCAGTGGGGTGGCAGTGGCACTATGGCGGGGGGAAGTCTCATGCAGGGGGGTGGCGGTGGCACTATGGCGGGGGGAAGTCTCATGCAGGGGGTGGCGGTGGCACTATGACAGGGCAGTCTCATGCAGGGGGGTGGCGGTGGCACTATGACGGGGCATTCTCATGCAGTGGGGTGGCGGTGGCACTATGGCGGGGGGCAGTCTCATGCAGGGGGGTGGCGGTGGCACTATGACAGGGCAGTCTCATGCAGGGGGGTGGCGGTGGCACTATGACGGGGCAGTCTCATGCAGGGGGGTGGCGGTGGCACTATGACGGGGCATTCTCATGCAGTGGGGTGGCACTATGGCGGGGGGCAGTCTCATGCAGGGGGGTGGCGGTGGCACTATGACAGGGCAGTCTCATGCAGGGGGGTGGCGGTGGCACTATGACGGGGCGGTCTCATGCAGGGGGGTGGCGGTGGCACTATGACAGGGCAGTCTCATGCAGTGGGGTGGCGGTGGCACTATGGCGGGGGGCGGTCTCATGCAGTGGGGTGGCGGTGGCACTATGGCGGGGGGAAGTCTCATGCAGGGGGGTGGCGGTGGCACTGTGGCGGGGGGCGGTCTCATGCAGGGGGGTGGCGGTGGCACTATGGCGGGGGGAAGTCTCATGCAGGGGGGTGGCGGTGGCACTATGACAGGGCAGTCTCATGCAGGGGGGTGGCGGTGGCACTATGGCGGGGGGCGGTCTCATGCAGGGGGTGGCGGTGGCACTATGGCGGGGGGGCGGTCTCATGCAGGGGGTTGGCGGTGGCACTATGACGGGGCATTCTCATGCAGTGGGGTGGCGGTGGCACTATGACAGGGCAGTCTCATGCAGGGGGGTGGCGGTGGCACTATGGCGGGGGGAAGTCTCATGCAGGGGGGTGGCGGTGGCACTATGGCGGGGGGCGGTCTCATGCAGGGGGGTGGCGGTGGCACTATGGCGGGGGGAAGTCTCATGCAGGGGGGTGGCGGTGGCACTATGGCGGGGGGAAGTCTCATGCAGGGGGGTGGCGGTGGCACATGAAGTACCTTTTATCTGGTTCAGTTTATCGGAGACTTTCAGCTGCAGCAGCTCCTGTCGGAGAGAGGCTGAAGGTGGGGGATGGGACAAACACAGGAGGTCAAAGGGCATACAGCATTACTCCCCCCCCCATACCAAACCTAACCAAACATGGAGAATTATCCCGGGTACAGGTGTGTAGAGCAAACATAAGGTCTATAGGTtactagatcccccccccccctccagtctatAGGGTCAGTAACACAATCGCCTGGGGCTAACTTGTCAGAATAGTCATATAACCCCTGTCTGTAAGGTCATCGGGGCCCCCACAGTGTACGGTATATAAGGTCAGCAGGGCCCCAACACTCCCCGGTATATAAGGTCAGTGTGTGCGGTATATAAGGTCAGCAGGGCCCCCACAGTGTACGGTATATAAGGTCAGCAGGGCCCCAACACTCCCCGGTATATAAGGTCAGTGTGTGCGGTATATAAGGTCAGCAGGGCCCCCACACTCCGCGGTATATAAGGTCAGCAGGGCCCCAACACTCCCCGGTATATAAGGTCAGTGTGTGCGGTATATAAGGTCAGCAGGGCCCCCACACTCCGCGGTATATAAGGTCAGCAGGGCCCCCACACTCCGCGGTATATAAGGTCAGCGGGGCCCCCACACTCCGCGGTATATAAGGTCAGCAGGGCCCCCACAGTGTACGGTATATAAGGTCAGCAGGGCCCCAACACTCCCCGGTATATAAGGTCAGTGGGGCCCCCACAGTGTGCGGTATATAAGGTCAGCGGGGCCCCAACACTCCCCGGTATATAAGGTCAGCAGGGCCCCAACACTCCCCGGTATATAAGGTCAGCGGGGCCCCCACACTCCCCGGTATATAAGGTCAGTGTGTGCGGTATATAAGGTCAGCAGGGCCCCCACACTCCGCGGTATATAAGGTCAGTGTGTGCGGTACATAAGGTCAGTGGGGCCCCCACAGTGTGCGGTATATAAGGTCAGTGTGTGCGGTATATAAGGTCAGCGGGGCCCCCACAGTGTGCGGTATATAGGGTCAGCGGGGCCCCCACAGTGTGCGGTATATAAGGTCAGCAGGGCCCCCACACTCCCCGGTATATAAGGTAAGCAGGGCCCCCACACTCCCCGGTATATAaggtcagtgtgtagtatataaGGTCAGTGGGGCCCCCACAGTGTGCAGTATATAAGGTCAGTGGGGCCCCCACAGTGTGTAGTATATAAGGTCAGTGGGGCCCCCACAGTGTGTAGTATATAAGGTCAGCGGGGCCCCCACAGTGTGCAGTATATAAGGTCAGCGGGGCCCCCACAGTGTGCGGTATATAAGGTCAGCGGGGCCCCCACAGTGTGCGGTATATAAGGTCAGCGGGGCCCCCACAGTGTGCGGTATATAAGGTCAGCGGGGCCCCCACAGTGTGCGGTATATAAGGTCAGTGGGGCCCCCACACTCCCCGGTATATAAGGTCAGCGGGGCCCCCACAGTGTGCAGTATATAAGGTCAGTGGGGCCCCCACAGTGTGCAGTATATAAGGTCAGCGGGGCCCCCACAGTGTGCAGTATATAAGGTCAGTGGGGCCCCCACAGTGTGCGGTATATAAGGTCAGTGGGGCCCCCACAGTGTGCGGTATATAAGGTCAGTGGGGCCCCCACACTCCCCGGTATATAAGGTCAGTGTGTGCGGTATATAAGGTCAGTGGGGCCCCCACAGTGTGCGGTATATAAGGTCAGTGGGGCCCCCACACTCCCCGGTATATAAGGTCAGTGTGTGCGG contains:
- the IFRD2 gene encoding interferon-related developmental regulator 2; this encodes MPRARRSAGGPKRGTAGRASLRQELLQLKVSDKLNQIKGARADSEASEDEGASDVLSHCSSASENVSVAEEGSGSDAQDILSAQEQREDKLKEDIDNLTDKSMKTRVTALGSLRLALTSQVLGDFLVERRVTLTDALERCLKKGKSEEQSLAATVVSLLCIHLGSGPEGEEVFHCIKPLLISILTDSSAGVPARQSCASALGLCCFIAGADVEDLVSCLTVLEGILTVLYTENSGAPPSQHGLFCCAIQAWALLLTISPASRIQKTLESHLSRLSGVLAYESVSLRIAAGESLALLYELARDLDEDFYSEDTDALCVTLKQLATDSNKYRAKTDRRKQRSIFRDVLHYIESAECQEETIKFGIEVMCVDCWARRRMYSAFKEVLGSGVRHHLQHNEILRDIFSLGAPLVLDAAAIKASKISRAEKHMFNSAAFKARTKARNRVRDKRADIF